One part of the Algibacter sp. L1A34 genome encodes these proteins:
- a CDS encoding OmpA family protein has translation MKNTITLLFLFTISISFAQSSTKKADKLFDRMWYKEASVLYELELNKIERKDKEFTDSNDSTYVRLLKRAGDSYFFNTDMKNAYVWYDKLISNFYPNVDSEYIFRYAHALEGTGKYREAKRWMKEFSKRTIDSDDRSVLLDQKLLTVEDVLDIQPGFILKNLSTNTKYSDFGPMYYKDQLVYSSAVDSSNYHTRIYHWNEQPFLNMYLGKINTIGSDVKLIDEFSKNLNTRYHEATLAFSPDETKIYFTRNNYNGSLHRDDKGTNHLKLYSAELRKDEDSLPTWQNVKELPFNSEDYSVGHPTVSSDGKLLYFVSDMPGSIGGTDIFVVDILDEKTNSKIQDSTYTGYSKPRNLGETINTEGREMFPYITDNALYFASDGHLGLGGLDVYESRIIDSNFQKPVNLGAPLNSELDDFGFIVNEEKNKGFVCSNRLTGKGDDDIYSFVRLPKEDVLCEQLVRGYVSNVITGERIANVKMTLFSSDGKELESTTTDIAGAYKFNSVLDCATKFNVVAAKTGYETKEKPVLTLNENGETVVALGLETLNELIVEEQGVLKIKIGIIYFDLDKSFIRNDASIELNKIVLLMAQYPEMVIKIESHTDARNSDAYNLSLSDRRAKSTRDYIVGQGINASRIKSAEGFGESQLINHCKNGVKCSESEHQLNRRSEFIIVKM, from the coding sequence TCACAATAAGTATTTCTTTTGCTCAAAGTTCAACTAAAAAAGCTGACAAATTGTTCGATAGAATGTGGTATAAAGAGGCTTCGGTTTTATATGAATTAGAGCTTAATAAAATTGAAAGAAAAGATAAAGAATTTACAGATAGTAATGATTCAACATATGTTAGGCTTTTAAAGCGAGCAGGGGATTCGTACTTTTTTAATACAGATATGAAAAATGCCTATGTATGGTATGATAAGTTGATATCCAATTTTTATCCAAATGTAGATTCAGAATACATCTTTAGATATGCGCATGCATTAGAGGGAACAGGTAAGTATAGAGAAGCAAAACGCTGGATGAAAGAGTTTTCTAAAAGAACTATAGATAGCGATGATAGATCGGTTTTATTAGATCAAAAATTATTGACAGTTGAAGATGTTTTGGATATTCAACCCGGTTTCATTTTAAAGAACTTATCTACAAATACGAAGTATTCAGATTTTGGGCCTATGTATTATAAGGATCAATTAGTGTATTCCTCTGCTGTAGATTCTTCTAACTATCACACTAGAATTTACCATTGGAATGAACAGCCTTTTTTAAATATGTATTTAGGGAAAATAAATACTATAGGATCGGATGTGAAATTGATTGATGAATTTTCTAAAAATTTAAATACACGTTATCATGAGGCTACTTTAGCTTTTTCTCCAGACGAAACAAAAATTTATTTTACTCGTAATAATTATAACGGTAGTTTGCATAGAGATGATAAAGGCACAAACCATTTAAAACTTTATAGTGCGGAGTTGCGTAAAGATGAAGATAGTTTGCCTACATGGCAAAACGTAAAAGAATTACCATTTAATAGTGAAGATTATTCAGTAGGTCATCCAACAGTAAGTAGCGATGGGAAGTTGTTATATTTCGTTTCGGATATGCCAGGTTCTATTGGAGGTACAGATATTTTTGTTGTAGATATTTTAGATGAAAAAACAAATAGTAAAATACAAGATAGTACTTATACCGGTTATTCTAAACCAAGAAATTTAGGTGAAACGATAAATACTGAAGGACGAGAAATGTTTCCTTACATAACAGATAATGCACTGTATTTTGCATCTGATGGACATTTAGGACTTGGTGGGCTGGATGTTTATGAAAGTCGAATTATTGATTCTAATTTTCAAAAACCAGTAAATCTAGGAGCGCCATTAAATAGTGAGTTAGACGATTTTGGTTTTATTGTAAATGAAGAAAAAAACAAAGGCTTTGTATGTTCAAACAGATTAACAGGTAAGGGTGATGATGATATTTACTCATTTGTTCGTTTACCAAAAGAAGATGTTTTATGCGAGCAATTAGTTAGAGGTTATGTATCAAATGTAATTACAGGAGAGCGTATTGCAAACGTGAAAATGACTTTGTTTTCTAGTGATGGTAAAGAGTTAGAATCGACTACCACAGATATTGCTGGTGCTTATAAGTTTAATTCTGTTTTAGATTGCGCTACCAAGTTTAATGTTGTAGCAGCCAAAACAGGATATGAAACGAAAGAAAAACCAGTGTTAACTTTAAACGAAAATGGAGAAACCGTTGTTGCTTTAGGTCTTGAAACACTTAATGAATTAATTGTTGAAGAACAAGGTGTTTTAAAAATAAAAATAGGAATTATTTATTTCGATTTAGATAAATCCTTTATTAGAAACGACGCTTCTATAGAGTTGAATAAAATTGTTTTATTGATGGCGCAGTACCCTGAAATGGTTATAAAAATTGAATCTCATACAGATGCTAGAAATAGTGATGCATACAATTTAAGTTTATCCGATAGAAGAGCAAAATCCACTAGAGACTATATAGTAGGTCAAGGTATAAATGCTAGCAGAATTAAAAGCGCAGAAGGATTTGGTGAATCACAATTAATAAATCATTGTAAAAATGGAGTTAAGTGTAGCGAAAGTGAGCACCAACTTAACAGAAGATCCGAATTTATAATAGTGAAGATGTAG
- a CDS encoding hybrid sensor histidine kinase/response regulator gives MLEAYKKKFHKNNFQYILVDDSGCILESDETILPVKKNDLLQNSHPFFEILSSLLLIENERFDFSCINLNFEDLLFITDVTIHSQNKNENLVIIEDLTKHYSNYQLAAQTRNESIINSQVLELKNEYLLEKETFKNNFIANFSHQLRNPITASLIFSKLLLKNNQLNDEQKNYLGIVLSSNKDLKDRIENILDISKIQSGKLKLVDKVFNFKEILKDIVSAYKILASNKSLKFNISIDERLPDYLRGDSARLKQVIENLLSNAITFTNHGSIDLKVSLNYIRARKANIQIEVIDTGCGIPPNKLDFIFERFTKIESTIENENTAGLGLSITEHIISEMNGNITVESTINEGTKFKCNISINESLFNDSLKQELLKNQLPHLGVKRNILLVEDSELMQLTLLKILAATGDFYLNIISKGEELIPNITSQEVDLILLANTIHDYSVVDLATSVRNLSKEHKKTPIILLSTEAFQEDLKRFKKAGINAVITKPFDEKKLLDSIYKHIK, from the coding sequence ATGTTAGAAGCTTATAAAAAAAAATTTCATAAAAATAATTTTCAATACATTTTAGTCGATGACTCTGGATGCATTCTAGAATCTGATGAGACCATCTTACCCGTTAAAAAAAACGATTTATTACAAAATAGCCATCCTTTTTTTGAAATATTAAGCAGCTTATTGTTAATCGAAAACGAGCGTTTTGATTTTTCTTGCATCAATCTAAATTTTGAAGATCTGCTTTTTATTACAGATGTTACAATACATTCACAAAACAAAAACGAAAACCTCGTAATTATTGAGGACTTAACAAAGCACTACAGTAACTATCAACTTGCTGCTCAAACTAGAAATGAATCTATTATAAACTCTCAAGTATTAGAATTAAAGAACGAATACTTACTAGAAAAAGAAACTTTTAAAAATAACTTTATTGCAAATTTTAGCCACCAGCTTCGAAACCCGATTACGGCTTCTTTAATTTTTAGTAAATTACTTCTAAAAAACAATCAGCTAAACGATGAACAAAAAAATTATTTAGGGATTGTTCTATCTTCAAATAAGGATTTAAAAGATAGAATTGAAAACATTCTAGACATCTCTAAAATACAATCTGGTAAACTTAAGCTAGTTGACAAAGTTTTTAATTTTAAAGAAATATTAAAAGATATTGTTTCGGCATACAAAATTCTCGCATCTAACAAATCTCTTAAGTTTAATATTTCTATTGATGAGCGTCTTCCTGATTACCTTAGAGGGGATTCTGCGAGGTTAAAACAAGTTATAGAAAATCTATTAAGCAATGCCATAACGTTTACTAACCATGGTTCTATAGACTTAAAGGTATCACTTAATTATATTAGAGCCAGAAAAGCTAATATCCAAATTGAAGTTATAGATACAGGTTGTGGTATTCCTCCTAACAAATTAGATTTTATCTTTGAAAGGTTTACAAAAATTGAATCTACAATTGAAAATGAAAACACAGCAGGACTTGGACTTTCAATAACAGAACATATTATTTCTGAAATGAATGGTAATATTACCGTTGAAAGTACTATAAATGAAGGAACCAAATTTAAATGTAATATAAGTATTAACGAGTCCCTTTTTAATGATAGTTTAAAACAGGAATTATTAAAAAATCAATTACCACATTTAGGTGTAAAGCGCAATATACTGCTTGTTGAAGACTCGGAATTAATGCAACTTACCCTCTTGAAAATATTAGCAGCCACTGGAGATTTCTACCTAAATATAATTTCTAAAGGAGAAGAATTGATCCCTAATATAACAAGCCAAGAAGTCGACTTGATATTATTAGCAAATACAATACACGATTATTCGGTTGTAGACTTAGCAACTTCGGTTCGTAATTTATCAAAAGAGCATAAAAAAACACCTATTATCCTTCTATCAACCGAAGCTTTTCAAGAAGATTTAAAACGTTTTAAAAAAGCCGGTATTAACGCTGTTATCACTAAACCTTTTGATGAAAAAAAATTATTAGACAGCATATATAAACATATAAAATAA
- a CDS encoding Rab family GTPase translates to MTASKKIVLIGHFGVGKTSLIRRFVQNTFSEEYKVTIGVHISKKTIEVTDKESISLIIWDLEGQDDIKKTRSSYLLGTHGFIYVFDLSRPVTFENLADELNFLKENYPNIPIKVVGNKMDLVNKTYLTQYSDTFDSLVDLFVSAKTGSKVETLFAKLANALI, encoded by the coding sequence ATGACAGCATCTAAAAAAATTGTATTAATAGGTCATTTTGGCGTTGGTAAAACATCATTAATTAGACGTTTTGTTCAAAATACTTTTTCTGAAGAATATAAAGTTACTATTGGTGTTCATATTTCTAAAAAGACAATTGAAGTAACTGATAAAGAATCTATTTCCCTAATTATTTGGGATTTGGAAGGGCAAGACGACATAAAAAAAACACGTTCTTCTTACTTATTAGGAACTCACGGCTTTATATACGTATTCGATTTATCTAGACCCGTAACTTTTGAAAACCTTGCTGACGAGCTAAATTTTTTAAAAGAAAATTACCCAAACATCCCTATCAAAGTAGTGGGTAACAAAATGGATCTGGTAAACAAAACATATTTAACGCAATACAGCGATACTTTCGACTCTTTAGTCGATTTATTTGTTAGCGCGAAAACTGGTAGTAAAGTTGAAACTCTATTTGCTAAATTAGCTAACGCATTAATTTAG
- a CDS encoding cell envelope biogenesis protein OmpA, whose protein sequence is MNQDEKLSIIKDILLNDEREFASSIEKKIKILEETLNNHKNLSTKIDPIIDEKITAFINEMPDRLGATITEALKKEIKNSQDAVVEALFPILGKMVKRYVQHEMKLLSEKINNQVNNTFSFKRFFRKAKSKASGVDESDIMIQEQTNTKIEQVIIIEKGSGIVLAEFSKDEMADEDMVAGMLTAIKSFVEDAFKKESQNLQYIEYDLYHIHLQNFSSFYMAVVVSGAYNIIFKDKLEDKILEFINKQKVPSILNNKILLTKKLEDFFENDSI, encoded by the coding sequence ATGAATCAAGATGAAAAATTAAGTATCATTAAAGATATTTTGCTTAATGATGAGCGAGAATTTGCCTCATCTATTGAGAAAAAAATTAAAATACTTGAAGAGACTCTTAATAATCATAAAAACCTATCGACCAAGATAGACCCTATTATTGACGAGAAAATAACAGCATTTATAAACGAAATGCCTGATAGGCTCGGGGCAACAATTACAGAAGCTTTAAAAAAAGAAATTAAAAACTCGCAAGATGCTGTTGTTGAAGCACTTTTTCCAATATTAGGAAAAATGGTTAAGCGTTATGTACAACATGAAATGAAATTACTTTCTGAAAAAATAAATAATCAAGTAAATAATACTTTTTCATTTAAACGTTTTTTTAGAAAAGCAAAATCTAAAGCATCGGGTGTTGATGAATCTGACATAATGATTCAAGAACAAACCAATACAAAAATAGAACAGGTAATTATTATTGAAAAAGGTTCTGGAATTGTATTAGCAGAATTTTCGAAAGATGAAATGGCCGATGAAGATATGGTAGCTGGTATGCTAACCGCTATTAAGAGTTTTGTTGAAGATGCTTTTAAAAAAGAAAGTCAAAATTTGCAATACATAGAATATGATCTTTACCATATTCACCTCCAAAATTTTTCTTCATTTTATATGGCCGTTGTTGTTTCTGGGGCTTATAATATAATATTCAAAGATAAATTGGAAGATAAAATTCTTGAATTCATAAATAAACAAAAGGTACCCAGTATTTTAAACAATAAAATTTTATTAACTAAAAAACTAGAAGATTTCTTTGAAAATGACAGCATCTAA
- a CDS encoding fructose 1,6-bisphosphatase codes for MKEHVKVETEEHLNGKSKNATSKIDAIKELIFGDNIQAYDSEFEALKTDILAKKEELQNLISAVESELLKNIDSLSTDVNIRITDLENSVNDKLENLDNKKIDRKLLSELFIKLGKNISE; via the coding sequence ATGAAAGAACACGTAAAAGTAGAGACTGAAGAACATTTGAATGGCAAATCTAAAAATGCCACTTCAAAAATTGATGCCATTAAGGAGCTTATTTTTGGAGATAATATTCAGGCTTACGATTCGGAATTTGAGGCTTTAAAAACTGATATTTTAGCTAAGAAAGAAGAACTTCAAAATTTAATTAGCGCTGTAGAATCTGAACTTTTAAAAAATATTGATTCTCTTAGTACAGATGTAAACATTAGAATTACCGATCTTGAAAACTCCGTAAATGATAAGCTAGAAAATCTTGATAATAAAAAGATTGATCGTAAATTATTAAGTGAGCTTTTTATCAAATTAGGTAAAAATATAAGTGAATAA
- a CDS encoding exopolysaccharide biosynthesis polyprenyl glycosylphosphotransferase, whose protein sequence is MQKSYFSIPLSLPFHIVALNATFYFFIPETYGNGLEGIIYYNLAWFLTTHSINFYATVRRQVFTIKAKSFFTLFVLYGMAFFASFTFFGFKDYSPLYLIAVYAFFCAQILILRMFFHWARKIYLSNTVNNTKVIVVGWDKNLKKVRAIFDNPEHEYEYVGFFDNKISKSPTYLGPIEDCYKYIFENDISEVFCIASSLSKEEIKSLMQIADNSFKRIRIIPDNKEMFSRAMSIELYGTVPVLNLRASPLELEYANFVKRVFDIVFSIGVILFVLSWLVPVVYILQKFDSKGPLFFKQKRDGVNKKTFLCYKFRSMTETNESDSKMATKGDMRITRLGKILRKTSIDELPQFLNVLRGDMSVVGPRPHMKLHTEEFQSTVDKYLVRHFLKPGITGLAQVKGYRGEIIDKSDIVNRVRYDIFYMEKWSFKLDLRIIYLTVFNALSGEEKAY, encoded by the coding sequence ATGCAGAAATCCTATTTTAGCATCCCTCTTTCGTTACCGTTCCATATTGTAGCATTAAATGCTACCTTTTATTTTTTTATACCGGAAACTTATGGAAATGGTTTAGAAGGTATTATTTATTACAATTTAGCATGGTTCCTTACTACACATTCTATAAATTTTTATGCAACTGTAAGACGACAAGTATTTACTATTAAAGCCAAAAGTTTCTTTACACTATTTGTGTTATATGGGATGGCATTTTTTGCTTCGTTTACTTTCTTTGGGTTCAAGGATTACAGTCCACTGTATCTCATTGCAGTATATGCGTTCTTTTGTGCTCAAATACTAATTTTACGCATGTTCTTTCATTGGGCAAGAAAAATTTATCTTTCTAATACAGTGAACAATACTAAAGTAATTGTAGTGGGATGGGATAAAAATCTAAAAAAGGTACGTGCCATTTTTGATAACCCAGAGCACGAGTATGAATATGTAGGTTTTTTTGATAATAAAATATCTAAAAGTCCTACTTATCTAGGGCCTATTGAAGACTGTTATAAGTATATTTTTGAAAATGATATTAGTGAAGTGTTTTGTATAGCCTCAAGTTTATCAAAAGAAGAAATTAAGAGTCTCATGCAAATAGCCGATAATAGTTTTAAGCGTATTAGAATCATTCCTGATAATAAAGAAATGTTCTCGCGTGCCATGTCCATTGAATTGTACGGTACAGTCCCAGTGCTAAACCTAAGAGCATCACCTTTAGAGTTGGAATATGCCAACTTTGTTAAGCGGGTATTTGATATTGTATTCTCCATTGGAGTTATTTTATTTGTTCTTTCTTGGTTGGTGCCGGTTGTATATATATTACAAAAATTTGATTCTAAAGGTCCTCTATTTTTTAAGCAGAAGCGAGACGGGGTGAATAAGAAGACTTTTTTATGTTATAAATTTAGGTCAATGACCGAGACTAATGAAAGTGATAGTAAAATGGCTACTAAGGGAGATATGCGTATTACTCGATTAGGGAAAATTTTACGAAAAACCAGTATTGATGAGTTGCCTCAGTTTTTGAATGTGCTTAGAGGGGATATGAGTGTTGTAGGACCTCGACCGCATATGAAATTGCATACGGAGGAGTTCCAAAGCACTGTGGACAAATACTTGGTAAGGCACTTTTTAAAACCTGGTATTACAGGTTTGGCGCAGGTAAAGGGGTATCGAGGAGAAATTATAGATAAATCTGATATTGTTAACAGAGTACGTTATGATATTTTTTATATGGAAAAGTGGTCCTTTAAACTAGATCTAAGAATAATCTATCTAACTGTTTTTAATGCCTTAAGTGGAGAAGAGAAAGCTTATTAA